A genomic region of Caulobacter vibrioides contains the following coding sequences:
- a CDS encoding LptA/OstA family protein, which translates to MKRWTAAAVTALILSGMGAGGAAQARQSVSSAPIDVSADEQQTFNSTCTTIFIGNVEILQNRSRLRAQKVTIISAKRPGGETGCGAAQRMEAEGGVYLVSDQQNARGDRAVYTFSTNTAVLTGDVILVKGKDVARGDRLTVNTKTNDAKLESTASGQNAKRRVRAVFYQDDTQTPDAPAAAEQR; encoded by the coding sequence TCCTGTCTGGGATGGGGGCCGGCGGCGCTGCGCAGGCGCGGCAGAGCGTGTCCAGCGCGCCCATCGACGTCTCCGCCGATGAGCAGCAGACGTTCAACAGCACCTGCACGACGATCTTCATCGGCAATGTCGAGATCCTGCAGAACCGCTCGCGGCTGCGCGCTCAGAAGGTGACGATCATCAGCGCCAAGCGCCCTGGCGGCGAGACCGGCTGCGGCGCGGCCCAGCGCATGGAGGCCGAGGGCGGGGTCTATCTGGTCAGCGACCAGCAGAACGCCCGTGGCGATCGCGCCGTCTACACCTTCAGCACCAACACGGCGGTCCTGACGGGGGACGTCATTCTGGTGAAGGGCAAGGATGTCGCGCGCGGCGACCGCCTGACCGTGAACACCAAGACCAACGACGCCAAGCTCGAATCGACGGCCTCGGGTCAAAACGCCAAGCGCCGCGTGCGCGCGGTGTTTTACCAGGACGACACCCAGACGCCTGACGCGCCTGCCGCGGCCGAGCAGCGCTAG